In the Leptospira sp. WS4.C2 genome, one interval contains:
- a CDS encoding beta-galactosidase encodes MIFGACYYPEQWNPKDWDEDLKIMKEMGLSSVRLAEFAWGIMEPKEGKFDFSLFDAVLKKIQEHGMTAILGTPTATFPPWLYKKFPEIVQVSKEGIVRGIGTRRQACFSSPAYKKATERMVTAMAKHFGNHPAVVGWQIDNEPGHEGSDVDYSPLALKNFRIWLKNKYKTLDSLNKRWGNVFWGVIYSDWSEIPVPAAHVASNFNPAMIQDYYRFQSDELVSYIHFQADILRKYSKNKPLTTNLYPSPFLPVTDMSELFSKLDYVSWDNYPVWGNQQEPYPHPLVTATQQYSRGLKNKPYTVMEQFSGVQGHDTLGYLPPPGQIGLWLTQAIVNGANQIYFFRYRTARFGQEQLCYGILDHGKRKTAKYFELKETIEEIKTFAMDVTESPYKAEVAILHDIENSRNYKHQPLSDGLKFSPVPFAQVGYDIELATWFAGTNVLNVNSHSLSVHAENDWSQYKVLTLPLYTMFDPIVVDKLKAYVANGGTLVLGYRAGIKDKDHWMVEEPVPGVFSEMAGVEVFQFEAPATDKVGIRMGILPLKGSKFCEILEPTTAKVIARYKDSKKFYSGKPAISVNTYGKGKVYYVGTSLTPESFILLYRKLLKEAGVRFGFLGASIERHHREGKQYNYEITMNHSNRYKLAGLSILKPFGYKIKRIPK; translated from the coding sequence ATGATCTTTGGCGCCTGTTATTACCCCGAACAATGGAACCCTAAGGACTGGGATGAAGACCTAAAAATAATGAAAGAAATGGGTCTTTCTTCGGTAAGGCTTGCAGAATTCGCATGGGGAATCATGGAACCAAAGGAAGGAAAGTTCGACTTTTCTTTGTTTGATGCAGTTTTAAAAAAAATCCAAGAACACGGGATGACGGCAATTTTAGGAACTCCCACTGCCACCTTTCCGCCCTGGTTGTACAAAAAATTTCCAGAAATAGTTCAAGTATCTAAAGAGGGAATTGTTCGAGGAATTGGCACAAGACGCCAAGCTTGTTTTTCTTCTCCTGCCTATAAAAAAGCAACAGAACGTATGGTAACAGCGATGGCCAAACATTTTGGGAATCATCCTGCTGTTGTTGGTTGGCAGATTGATAACGAACCCGGACATGAAGGTTCCGATGTAGATTATTCTCCTTTGGCTTTAAAAAATTTTCGAATTTGGCTAAAGAATAAATACAAAACTTTAGATTCGCTTAACAAACGTTGGGGGAATGTATTTTGGGGAGTCATTTATTCTGATTGGAGTGAAATTCCCGTACCCGCCGCCCACGTAGCTAGTAATTTCAATCCAGCCATGATCCAAGACTACTATAGATTCCAGTCGGATGAACTTGTATCCTATATTCACTTCCAAGCGGATATATTACGAAAGTATAGTAAAAACAAACCACTCACTACCAATCTTTATCCCTCACCTTTTTTACCAGTGACGGATATGTCCGAATTATTCTCTAAGTTAGACTATGTGTCTTGGGACAATTATCCTGTTTGGGGGAACCAACAGGAACCATACCCACATCCACTCGTCACAGCAACCCAACAGTATTCAAGAGGGTTAAAAAACAAACCTTACACTGTGATGGAACAGTTCTCTGGAGTGCAAGGCCATGATACTTTAGGTTATCTTCCTCCCCCTGGACAAATTGGACTTTGGTTGACACAAGCCATTGTCAATGGTGCGAATCAAATTTATTTCTTTCGTTACCGCACAGCTCGTTTCGGTCAGGAACAATTATGTTATGGGATTTTGGACCACGGGAAAAGAAAAACAGCCAAATACTTTGAACTAAAAGAAACCATCGAGGAAATCAAAACATTTGCAATGGATGTGACAGAGTCACCTTACAAGGCAGAGGTGGCAATCCTCCATGATATCGAAAATTCTCGTAATTACAAACACCAACCTTTGAGTGATGGATTGAAATTTTCTCCGGTCCCATTTGCGCAAGTGGGATATGATATTGAACTTGCTACCTGGTTTGCGGGAACCAATGTTTTAAATGTAAATTCTCATTCCTTATCAGTTCATGCTGAGAATGATTGGTCTCAGTACAAAGTTCTTACGCTTCCCCTTTATACAATGTTTGACCCAATCGTTGTGGATAAACTAAAAGCCTATGTGGCGAACGGGGGAACTTTGGTTCTCGGATATCGAGCTGGAATTAAGGACAAAGACCATTGGATGGTGGAAGAGCCAGTTCCTGGTGTTTTTTCCGAGATGGCAGGTGTGGAAGTGTTTCAATTTGAGGCACCGGCCACAGACAAGGTGGGAATTCGGATGGGAATTTTACCACTCAAAGGGTCTAAGTTTTGTGAAATTTTAGAGCCTACAACCGCCAAAGTGATCGCACGATACAAGGATTCTAAAAAGTTTTATTCGGGAAAACCGGCCATCTCTGTCAATACTTATGGTAAAGGGAAAGTCTATTATGTAGGAACTTCTTTAACTCCTGAAAGTTTTATCCTTTTATACCGAAAGTTATTAAAAGAAGCCGGTGTTCGATTTGGTTTTCTGGGTGCGAGTATTGAGCGTCACCACCGTGAAGGAAAACAATATAATTATGAAATTACGATGAACCATTCAAACCGTTACAAGTTGGCTGGACTTTCCATTTTGAAACCCTTTGGTTATAAAATCAAAAGAATTCCAAAATAG
- a CDS encoding inositol monophosphatase, translated as MGISSPTINFPVDETIKRIEYVKANAMGIIHEAKKIQREVSAIRSETDADEKERIDAADDKLGDILIRFLQKSFPKDGIICEDKPTIDGGDFKWILDPVDGSMNFVRGLPLYAISFGLEHRETPVGGVVIVPPQESVYSAVMGEGAYKNGEPIVTSRISELNRAIFSPNLPTKRAHMIQEIMADLSGFLTYARSFRRTGSFVLDACFIAEGVMDAIWEKTVKHWDVSAISVILTEAGGKLTDLNGVHYYTGLPELVASNGVLHSEILNLLKTVRSTVSRN; from the coding sequence ATGGGCATATCTTCACCAACCATTAATTTCCCCGTAGATGAAACCATCAAACGGATTGAATATGTAAAAGCAAATGCTATGGGAATCATCCATGAAGCAAAAAAGATCCAACGAGAAGTTTCAGCCATCCGATCCGAGACTGATGCGGACGAAAAGGAACGAATTGATGCCGCCGATGATAAGTTAGGTGATATTCTAATTCGTTTTTTGCAAAAATCATTTCCAAAAGATGGAATCATTTGTGAAGACAAACCAACCATTGATGGAGGTGATTTTAAGTGGATCCTAGATCCCGTGGATGGCTCTATGAATTTTGTTCGTGGACTTCCTTTATACGCTATTTCCTTTGGTTTAGAACATAGAGAAACACCTGTTGGCGGAGTTGTGATTGTTCCTCCGCAGGAATCTGTTTATTCTGCAGTTATGGGGGAAGGGGCCTATAAAAATGGGGAACCGATTGTAACCTCTCGGATTTCAGAATTGAACCGGGCCATTTTTTCTCCCAACCTTCCGACAAAACGAGCCCATATGATCCAAGAGATTATGGCAGACCTTTCTGGTTTTTTAACTTATGCACGTTCCTTTCGTAGGACAGGCTCCTTTGTTTTAGATGCATGTTTTATTGCGGAAGGTGTGATGGATGCTATTTGGGAAAAGACAGTCAAACATTGGGACGTATCAGCCATTTCGGTGATTTTAACGGAAGCTGGTGGGAAATTGACTGATTTAAATGGAGTCCATTATTACACAGGACTTCCTGAATTAGTAGCTTCTAACGGAGTCTTACATTCAGAAATTTTAAATTTATTAAAGACAGTTCGTTCTACAGTCAGTCGAAATTGA
- a CDS encoding superoxide dismutase: MEHKLPELPYAKDALAPHISAETLEFHYGKHHQTYVTNLNNLIKGTEFENASLEEIVQKSSGGIFNNAAQIWNHTFYWHSLSPKGGGAPTGAVADLITKSFGSFDAFKEKFSQSAITNFGSGWTWLVKKGDGVEIVNTSNAGSPLKDGLQSLLTIDVWEHAYYIDFRNARPKYVEAFWNLVNWDFANQNLK, translated from the coding sequence ATGGAACATAAACTCCCAGAACTTCCTTATGCAAAGGATGCCCTTGCACCCCATATTTCTGCAGAAACTCTCGAGTTTCACTACGGAAAACACCACCAAACTTACGTTACAAACCTTAACAACCTAATCAAAGGTACTGAGTTTGAAAACGCTAGTCTTGAGGAAATCGTACAAAAATCTTCCGGCGGAATTTTTAATAACGCAGCTCAGATTTGGAACCATACTTTTTACTGGCATTCCCTTTCTCCAAAAGGTGGCGGAGCTCCAACAGGTGCTGTGGCTGATTTGATCACAAAGTCTTTTGGTTCTTTTGATGCTTTTAAAGAAAAGTTTTCACAATCGGCGATTACAAACTTTGGATCTGGTTGGACCTGGCTTGTCAAAAAAGGTGACGGTGTAGAGATCGTAAACACAAGCAATGCCGGTAGCCCTTTGAAAGATGGACTCCAATCTTTGCTTACGATCGACGTTTGGGAACATGCATACTACATCGATTTCCGTAATGCTAGACCAAAATACGTGGAAGCATTCTGGAATTTAGTAAACTGGGACTTTGCGAACCAAAACTTAAAATAA
- a CDS encoding anthranilate synthase component I family protein, which yields MSQTLPKIKIPKKPNYTSLLLPEGIEFWELFRVVEAKYENCFLLESAGDNQYDSRYSVMGFQPSHLLVGETGVLEIDGKKYSVENPYYALRDLTDYNSLSISYAGGFVGYLGYQSMQFFEPKLKLEPHPDFPAMIFGLYLDGLIYDKFTGELIYFDNGTNRIEEVNQILKLAVNQKSEKPEAKVSLLQPGLSKEVHKQMVEDALEEVKAGNTFQCQIGFEEIYQVDGNPLAIYETLREINPSPHMYYVKFGSRAILGASPELLFRLRQGEMESFPLAGTTKRGVDAKEDTLLARKLLTDPKEIAEHNMLIDLHRNDVGRVAKFGTVKVRRRFDIKRFSHVQHISSEVVGILSSKEDMFSGLASSFPAGTLSGAPKIESMKIIERIEKSPRGPYGGAVGSFGLNGDCTFAIPIRSFFVNGNKGFVRASGGIVFDSKPEDEYQEIINKMASVRKALDLHKKS from the coding sequence ATGAGCCAAACACTTCCGAAAATTAAAATCCCCAAAAAACCAAATTATACTTCATTACTCTTGCCGGAAGGAATCGAGTTTTGGGAACTTTTTCGAGTCGTTGAAGCAAAATATGAGAATTGTTTTTTACTAGAATCGGCAGGAGACAACCAGTACGACTCTCGTTATTCGGTTATGGGTTTCCAACCTTCCCATCTTCTTGTGGGAGAGACTGGTGTTTTAGAAATTGATGGAAAAAAATATTCTGTTGAAAACCCATACTATGCTCTCAGGGACCTGACTGATTATAATTCACTAAGCATTAGTTATGCGGGTGGATTTGTTGGTTATTTGGGTTATCAAAGTATGCAATTCTTTGAACCAAAATTAAAACTAGAACCACACCCTGATTTTCCTGCGATGATTTTTGGTTTGTATTTGGATGGGCTCATTTACGATAAATTTACAGGTGAGTTGATTTATTTTGATAATGGAACCAACCGTATCGAAGAAGTGAACCAAATTCTCAAACTTGCAGTAAATCAAAAATCTGAAAAACCAGAAGCCAAAGTTTCTCTACTGCAACCAGGTTTATCCAAAGAAGTTCATAAACAAATGGTGGAAGATGCTTTAGAAGAAGTGAAAGCAGGAAACACCTTCCAATGCCAAATAGGATTTGAAGAAATTTATCAAGTGGATGGAAATCCTTTGGCTATTTATGAAACACTGCGAGAAATCAATCCATCTCCTCATATGTATTATGTAAAATTTGGATCTCGTGCCATTTTGGGTGCGAGTCCAGAATTACTCTTTCGATTGCGACAAGGAGAAATGGAATCCTTTCCGTTGGCAGGAACCACCAAACGTGGAGTTGATGCAAAAGAAGATACTCTCCTTGCAAGAAAACTTCTCACCGATCCTAAGGAAATTGCAGAACACAATATGCTTATTGATCTTCATCGTAACGATGTAGGGCGAGTCGCAAAATTTGGAACTGTCAAAGTGCGAAGGCGATTTGATATAAAAAGATTTTCTCATGTGCAACATATATCTAGCGAAGTGGTAGGAATTCTTTCTTCTAAAGAAGATATGTTTTCCGGTCTTGCTTCTTCCTTTCCTGCAGGAACCTTATCAGGTGCCCCAAAAATTGAATCGATGAAAATTATCGAACGCATTGAAAAGTCGCCACGAGGCCCGTATGGTGGTGCTGTGGGAAGTTTTGGTTTGAATGGAGATTGTACTTTTGCGATTCCGATTCGTAGTTTTTTTGTGAATGGAAATAAAGGATTTGTTCGTGCATCCGGTGGGATCGTTTTTGATTCAAAACCGGAAGATGAATACCAAGAAATCATAAATAAAATGGCCTCTGTTCGCAAAGCCTTAGATTTACATAAAAAATCTTAA
- a CDS encoding aminodeoxychorismate/anthranilate synthase component II, whose protein sequence is MKVLILDNYDSFTFNLYQIVGEILEEREEPFQLEVIRNDEKSFEVIQSANYDKIIISPGPGHPADPAYFGVSADILRELGKTTPVLGICLGMQGMATVFGGEVVRANVAMHGKLSPIEHDGKGVFQGLTQGIEIMRYHSLVAKEISLPKDLEITARVSSGEGKGEIMGLRHKTLKIEGVQFHPESFGSEEGKDLLRNFINS, encoded by the coding sequence ATGAAAGTACTCATCCTCGATAATTACGATTCTTTTACATTCAATCTCTACCAAATTGTAGGCGAAATTTTAGAAGAAAGGGAAGAACCCTTTCAATTAGAAGTGATTCGAAATGATGAGAAATCTTTTGAAGTAATTCAATCAGCTAACTATGATAAGATTATTATTTCTCCAGGACCGGGCCATCCCGCAGATCCTGCTTACTTTGGAGTGAGTGCTGACATTCTAAGAGAGTTGGGTAAAACCACTCCGGTCCTTGGAATTTGCCTCGGAATGCAAGGTATGGCAACAGTCTTTGGAGGCGAAGTGGTTCGGGCCAATGTGGCGATGCACGGAAAACTTTCTCCTATCGAACATGATGGAAAAGGTGTTTTCCAAGGCCTCACACAAGGAATAGAAATAATGCGTTATCATTCATTAGTTGCAAAAGAAATTTCGCTGCCAAAGGATTTGGAAATTACAGCCCGAGTTTCTTCTGGTGAGGGGAAGGGGGAAATTATGGGACTAAGGCATAAAACTTTAAAAATCGAAGGTGTACAATTCCATCCAGAATCGTTTGGATCTGAAGAGGGAAAAGACCTACTTAGAAATTTTATCAATTCCTAA
- a CDS encoding TlpA family protein disulfide reductase translates to MNTLKTVGRFVLFLLAFFFVSVERWSAQSMPQFQMKDQYGQSYSDSSVKGKPVVLMGCFLRDLEICRKQGRKLYWKMQNLLWKDSSKVNFLLYLDFQETNKLVEDYLEESKTKQYESILLDRKGHLSIGLSKGESYLRIFNKSGKLISSSYQEQMDEDLIQEIYGILKKEI, encoded by the coding sequence ATGAATACGCTGAAAACCGTGGGTCGGTTTGTATTATTTCTATTGGCCTTTTTTTTCGTATCTGTCGAACGTTGGAGTGCGCAGTCCATGCCACAATTTCAGATGAAGGATCAATATGGGCAATCGTATTCTGATAGTTCCGTAAAGGGAAAACCTGTTGTACTCATGGGATGTTTTCTCCGCGATCTGGAAATCTGCCGCAAACAAGGTCGAAAACTCTATTGGAAAATGCAAAATCTGCTTTGGAAAGATAGTTCTAAAGTAAATTTTCTTCTTTATTTAGATTTCCAAGAAACAAACAAACTTGTGGAAGATTACCTTGAAGAATCCAAAACTAAACAATATGAAAGTATTCTTTTAGATCGCAAAGGCCATCTCTCGATCGGTCTAAGCAAAGGTGAATCTTACTTACGAATATTTAATAAATCAGGTAAATTGATTTCTTCATCCTATCAGGAACAAATGGATGAAGATCTCATTCAAGAAATATATGGCATTCTTAAAAAAGAAATATAA
- a CDS encoding SHOCT domain-containing protein yields the protein MILVFFIFGCSSFASKIKLIDSSASLAFFEVEEEEWRKLFPTEISKLSIDTRNFGELPNVLKSIQYKRGVLAYEDWDVLVPEVYLPEIQKFAERVVINKEPKVYLCIFKSDDILSPNVKILKTSFYILGTEDGLVLLFHEINTNISFQTQYSFEDWVIFNSSRIKPIYRPELWLRDKQHTSLYKDKFAVKNTIYGNIVVFQIPELIPNPPLYRYPKEEDIIAPAEQWKSVPEKLKALEEMRKNHLITDEEYNSKKTELLKEF from the coding sequence TTGATTCTAGTTTTTTTTATCTTTGGTTGCTCCAGTTTTGCCAGCAAAATCAAACTCATCGATTCTTCCGCATCTTTGGCATTTTTTGAAGTGGAGGAAGAGGAGTGGAGAAAACTATTTCCAACTGAAATTTCTAAACTTAGCATTGATACCAGAAATTTTGGTGAGCTACCCAACGTATTGAAATCCATCCAGTACAAACGTGGTGTCCTAGCTTATGAGGATTGGGATGTTTTGGTTCCAGAAGTTTACCTTCCAGAAATACAAAAGTTTGCTGAGAGGGTAGTTATAAATAAAGAACCTAAAGTATACTTATGTATTTTTAAATCAGATGATATCCTCTCGCCCAATGTCAAAATTCTAAAAACAAGTTTTTATATCTTAGGTACAGAAGATGGTTTGGTTTTATTGTTTCATGAAATCAACACCAATATCAGTTTTCAAACACAGTATTCATTCGAAGATTGGGTAATTTTTAATTCATCTCGAATCAAACCAATCTATAGACCAGAACTTTGGTTAAGAGACAAACAACATACAAGTCTGTATAAAGATAAGTTTGCAGTCAAAAATACAATTTATGGGAATATTGTTGTTTTTCAGATTCCAGAATTAATTCCTAATCCCCCTCTCTATCGATATCCAAAAGAGGAAGATATCATCGCACCTGCGGAACAGTGGAAATCAGTTCCAGAAAAATTGAAGGCACTAGAGGAAATGAGAAAAAATCATCTTATTACAGATGAAGAATACAATAGTAAAAAAACAGAACTATTAAAAGAATTTTAA